The Gemmatimonadaceae bacterium genome contains a region encoding:
- the rpmJ gene encoding 50S ribosomal protein L36, whose product MKVRSSVKPICEHCKVIKRQGVVRIICSRNPKHKQRQG is encoded by the coding sequence GTGAAAGTACGCAGTAGCGTCAAGCCGATCTGTGAGCACTGCAAAGTGATCAAGCGTCAGGGCGTCGTCCGGATCATCTGCAGTCGGAATCCCAAGCACAAGCAG